In the genome of Diaphorobacter sp. HDW4A, the window GTCGGACTTGCGTTCGCGCAGATTGCGCGCCAACTGCAGCGCGAGGTCGTGCACTGCTCCCTGCTTGTCAGCAGGCACGCGCGCCATGGTGAGCAGCGGGGCGATGGCCTCGGGCTCGTCGATGCGGCAGGCGGCGGTGATGGCCTGACGCAGGGCGTCATCGTGCTGGACGCGGGGGGCGAAGGCCGGGTGAGCAGAGGCTGGGGCAGTGTTCATGGTGTGCGGTGAGTGGCTGAATTTCAGTATGTGGCGATCATCTCGGTTTTGCGACAGAATTAATGTTCAAAATATGAGGGTTGATAGCGAATGATTCAATTCGAAAAAGGATTTTTGTAGTGGAAATAGACAGGATTGACAGAAAGATATTGAATATCCTCCAGCGGGATGGCCGAATCGCCAACCTCAAGCTCGCCGAGGAGGTGACGCTGTCGCCCACCGCCGTGCTGGCGCGGGTGCAGCGGCTCACGCGCGACGGCTACATCCTCGGCTACGAGGCGCGGCTCAATCCGTTGCTGCTGGGTGCGGGCATGCTGGTGTTCGTCGAGGTGCTGCTCGACCGGACCACGCCCCATGTGTTCGAGCAGTTCAACGCAGCGGTGCAGACGCGCTTGGAAATCATGGAGTGCCACATGGTCGCGGGCGGTTTTGATTACCTGCTCAAGACCCGGCAGGCCGACATGGAGGCCTATCGCCGCTTCGCGGGCGAGGTGCTCTGGCAGCTCCCTGGCGTGCGCGAGACGCGGACCTACGCGGTCATGGAGGAGGTGAAGAACTCCACTCATCTGCATGTTGGTACGTGACGATGCAGAACTAGTTGAAAACCGCTATGGCTTTTGCGAGCCAAGTAGCAATAATGGAATGCATGACGGCACACCGATGCCGAATAGTTCGAAGGGAGAGCGATATGACCAAGTCTTCAATTTCGCGCGCTGGCGGCCTGTTCGCGGCGGCATTGCTTTGCGTTCTGTCGACATCTCAGGCGCAAGCGGCTTGCTATGAACTTTACAGTGCTAAAAGCGAGCTGCTCTATCGCTCCACACAATCTCCGGTGGACCTTTCACGACCGCTGCACCAGACGGTTCCCGCGGTCGCACCGGGCGCCAAGCTGGTCTTCACGCCCAACAGTCAGGGCTGCGAGATCGACTTCAACAAGCTGCAACCGCAGGCCATCGTCGAGATTGAGGGGGATGGCTTTCGCACCATGAGCCCGCGAAACCCGCGTCGCGCCGGCCGCAGTTGAATGACTTAGTCGTCGTGTTTTGTAACTTCTGAACGACACGGCAGATGTGTTTCTCGAGCTATTGCAAACGGATACATCCTGTCTATCTCGCGCTCTGCAACTTTCAGACACAACAATTGTCAAAGATCATGACATCCTGAACGGCATGTCGCGCGTTATGGAGTGAGAACCCCAACGCCGAAGTCGGTGAGCGCCAGTGAAATCCTTCCGCTCTCACCATTGTTTCAAGGAGAATTTCATGATCCAAAGTCGCTCTCTGTACGCTCTGGCTGCCAGTGCGAGCTTGGCTCTGGCAATGTTGACAGCTGCTGGTACTGCGCAGGCGCACGGTGGTGTGTCTTGGTCTGTCGGCATTGGCGTCCCCGGCGTGGCCGTGGGCGTCGCAGCACCACAGCCTTATTACTACGCACCGCCTCCGGCGTACTACGCGCCCCAACCTGTCTATGTTCCGCAGCCACCTCCGGTGTATTACCGTCCTGCGCGACCGGTTTATTACGCCCCGCCGGTCGTGGTGGCACCTCCTGCCGTCTACTACGGTGGTGGGTATCGTGGTGGTCATCGTCATCACCACCATCGCGACCGCAATTGGCGCTGAGATACTGCGCTGATATCTGCGTTTTGCGTGCGAACGGCCCGTTGGGGCCGTTTTTCGTTTTGGGAGAACGATAATCACCATTGACAGCCCGCGTCTGGCAAGTACTTCCTGAAGGTGCGGGTGCGGCGATTTCTCCTCAGCATCAGAAGAACACCATGACCCCAAGCGTTTTTGTCCTCAACGGCCCCAACCTCAACCTGCTCGGCACGCGTGAACCGGCGGTCTATGGATCGCAGACGCTGGCGGATGTCGAAAAGATCTGCGCGACTGCCTGTCAGCGCCACGGCTTCGATCTGGTGTTTCGCCAGAGCAATCACGAGGGCGACCTCGTCGACTGGATCCACGAGGCAGGCCGCCTGCATGCCGAGGGCAAGCTGCGCGGCCTGGTGTTCAATGCTGCGGCCTACACGCACACGAGCGTGGCGCTGCTCGATGCGGTGAAGGGCACGGGCGTGCCGATGATCGAGCTGCACATCAGCAATGTGCACGCGCGTGAGGCCTTCCGCCACCACTCCTATCTTTCTGCCGCCGCCAAGGCGGTGATGTGCGGCTTTGGCGTGGCGGGCTACGGTCTGGCAATCGACGCGATGGCCGGATGGAAGGCGTGAGCGCCATGTCAGAGGAAGTTCTCGCACAGTTGCCGCCGCCCGCATCGGCAGCTCCGCTGGAAGCGTCGGCCACGGTGTACCGCACAGCAAGTACCAATGGCGATATCGTCTGGCATGTATGGGGCGAGCTGGCCGAGGGTGATCTGCCGCTGGTGCTGTTCCATGGCGGCAGCGGCAGCTGGATGCACTGGATCCGCAACATCGCCGATCTGGTCGCCGCAGGCCGGCAGGTCTGGGCGGTCGATCTACCGGGCTTTGGCGACTCGGCCGCGCCGGAAGTCGGCAGCGACGCGGACGCCATCATCGAGCCGCTGTGCGAGAGCATGCGCGAGCTGTTTGGTCTGCAGCAGTGCGATCTGGTCGGTTTCTCGTTCGGCGGGATGACGGCGGGCATGCTACTCGCTGCGCATCCCGAACTGGCGCGTCAACTCGTGCTGGTAGGCGCGCCCGCAATGGGTGTGGTGCCCAAGCGGCAGTTCGAGCTTAAAGCCTGGCGTCACCTGTCGCCCGAAAAGCAGCTCGACGTGCACCGCTTCAACCTCGGCGCGTTGATGCTGTTGGACCATGCGCTGATCGAGGGCGAGGCCCTGCAGGTGCATGTCGCCAACGTAGTGCGCGACCGCATGCAGCGGCGTCGCTTGGCGCACACCGACATCCTCGCTCGCTCGCTGCCGCAGGTGAGCTGTCCGGTGCATGCCATCTACGGCGCGCAGGACGCGCTCTACAAGGCATGGATCGCTGCGTTGGAGCAGGCTTACGCCACAGCGGCACCGGATTTTCGCGGCTTTGCGCTGGTTCCCGATTGCGGACATTGGGTGCAGTTTGAGCGCCCCAAGGCGTTTCTCGACGCCTTGCTAGCGGCCTTGAAAGACGGCGAGGGCGCGTGATGAGCGCGATGGGCATGACACCGCAGGTCGACGAACGCGAGGTGGAGTTCCGTTTTATCCGTGCGCAGGGTGCGGGCGGGCAGAACGTCAACAAGGTCTCGAGCGCTGTGCATCTGCGCTTCGACGTGTCCGCATCGTCGCTGCCCGATGAGATCAAGGAGCGACTGCTCGCACTCAGCGATCAGCGGCTCACGCAGGACGGCGTCATCGTCATCAAGGCCCAGCAGCACCGCACGCAAGAAGCCAACCGCATCGACGGCCTGCAGCGCCTGCAGGAGATCGTCGACAGCGTGGCCGTTGTGCGCCGTGCCCGTCGTGCGACCAAGCCGACTTGGGGCTCGCAGCAGCGCAGGCTGCAGAGCAAGACGCAGCGCTCAAGTGTCAAGGCACAGCGCGGACGCGTCAGGGGCTCGGACTGATCACGAGCCTGCCCTGATGTTGGCGTCGCGAATCACCTGCGCATAGCGATCCACCTCCAACTTGAGCAGCTTCTGGAACTGATCTGGCGTGCCGCCAAATCCATCGACGCCGAGATGAGCAGTTTTCTTCTTGAGCGCCTGGTCGTGGACGATCTCGTTCATGTGCCGGTTCAGCAGCGCCACGATGTGCGGGGGAATTCCCTTGGGCGCAATCATCCCGTGCCATGCGACCACGTCGTAGCCCGGCACGCCGGCCTCGGCAACGGTGGGGACGTCGGGAAAAGCACTGAGCCGATGCGGCGTGCCCACTGCCAGCGCGCGCAGCTTGCCAGCCGCCACATGCTGCATGATGGCCTCGGTTCCGCCGAACATCATGTCTACGGTGCCCGCGAGCAGGTCGGCCAGTCCGGGTCCGGTGCCGCGATAGGGGATGTGCTTGGCCTTCACCTTGGCAAGGCCGAGCATGTATTCGGTGACGACCTGCAGATGCCCGCCCTGGCCGCTGGATGCATACGAGATTTCGCCGGGCCGGGCGCGCATCATCTCGATCAGCTCCGCGAGATTCTTCGCTGGAAACTTGGCGTTGACCGCGAGCACATAGCCGCTTTCGGTGAGCTGGATGATCGGCGTGATGTCCTGAACCGGGTCGAAGTCGAGCTTGTACAGGCTGGGGTTGACCACGTAACTGCCCGAAATCACCAGCAGCGTGTATCCGTCAGGGGCTGATTTGAGCGCCAGGTTGGTGCCGATGGTGGAGGCCGCTCCCGGCTTGTTTTCCACGATGACGGGTTGCCCGATGCGTTCTGCGAGGGCCGTGCTGTAGATGCGCGCAGAAAAATCCGTGCCGCCACCGGGTGCGAACGGGACGATGATCTTGATGGGCCGGTCGGGATAGGCCTTGGGCTGGGCCATCGGGTTCGAAGAAAAGAGTCCACCAGCGGCGGCCGCCGTCGCCCCGATGAATTCACGCCTGTTGATCGCCATGGATTTGCTCCTTGCATGCCTTGTCGTTGTCATTCGCAAAGCACTTGTCTTGAAACAAGAATTTGCTCGAAATCAAATTCTGGCGAGACAGGAGATCGCCCACAAATTGCCGGTGTCAATTCATTTATTCATGTGCGCAATGACTGGTCGAGGTGTCTGCGCGCGGCGGCAATGAAGCGCAGATGGAGCGGAAATGGCCAAGCCCGCGACCGATGGATCGCGGGCCCGAGTTGTGAAGGCCGTCGAGCGATGGCGCGAGGTTTGAGCCTATGCGCGGCCGTCCACCAGTTTGATCATCACTGGGTGGTAGTTCTGCGAGAAACCCGCCTCCTGTGTCCTTTTGAGCAGGTCACAGGTGTATTGCGCAATGTGCGGTTTGAAGCCCGCTTCTTCGGCCAAGGCCAGAGCGAGCGACGCGTCTTTGAGCGCGTAGTCGACCGGGAACACTTTCTCTGGAAAGTTGTCGGGCACCATGTATTTCATGCCGTGGTTGCGCAGCACGAAGCTGTCGGCGGAACCTTTGGACAGGGCCTCGAACAGTTCCTTGCTGTCCATACCCGCCTTGCGCCCGATGGTCAGCACCTCCGCGAGGGCGTTCACGCTCATCAGCACCGTGATGTTGTTGAGGATCTTGACGATCTGCCCACAGCCCGTGCCGCCGCAATGCAGCACATCGCTACCCAAGTGCGAGAGCAGGGGCTGAAGCTGCTGGAACTGTTCTGGGGTGGCCCCCACCGTAATGAACAGCGTGCCGTTGACCGCCGCTTCCTTGGTGCGGGCAACCGGCGCGTCGACATATTCGATCCCTGCTGCCTTCACTTTTTCCGCGAGGGCGCGCGTTTTCGCCACGTCGCTCGTGCTCATGTCCACGATCATGCGCGGCTTCACGGCTGCGTTCAGCAGTGCTGTCGCAACCACTTCCACCTGCTTGATCGAGGGCAGCGAGAGAAACACCACATCGGCCTGCACGGCCACGGCTTCAATGGAGTCGGCGGTCTTTGCGCCTTGTTCTTTCAGGCGTTCGATGGGGGCTGTGGTCTGGTCGAATATGGTGACGGGTAGCCCGGACTTGCGCAGCAGATTGGCGCACATGGGTTCTCCCATGACGCCGAGTCCGATGAAGCCAATTTTCTGGATGGGGGTGTTCATTTATGTTGTCTCCTGGATAGGGGGTGTTCAGTCTTCAACCTTGATCTTCGCAGTCGCGACCAGGTCTTTGTACAGGCTGGTCTCGCGCTGGATGAAGGTGGAAAACTCCGTTGGCGATGAGGCCACGGGTTGAAAGAACATCGACGAGAACTTGGTCACCACAGCAGGTGCCTGCATGGCCGTGCGCACTTCTGCATTGATGCGTGCGACGGCGGCAGCGGGCGTGCCCGTGGGCGCCCAGAAGCCGTACCAGCTTGGCATGTCGAAGCCGTTGAATCCGCTTTCGGCCACGGTGGGAAGATCGGGCAGGTCGGGCAGTCGCTTGGCGGTGGTGACAGCCAGTGCCTTCAGGCGTCCGCCTTTGACCTGCGGATAGGCCGACGCCATGGGCTCGATCATCGCGTGCACGTGGCCGCCGATCAGATCGTTGAGCGCCGGGCTGCCGCCCTTGTACGGAACGATGGGCATCTTCACCTGTGCGCGTGATGCCAGCAGCTCAGCCGCGAGATGACCCGCTGCGCCATATGCGGCAGTCGCCCACTGCACCTCGCCGGGACGCTTGCGTGCGTCTTCCAGCATGTCCTTCAATGTGTTGTAGGGGCTGTTGGCGGACACCAGCACGAGTTGGGGCAGCGCGCCGACATAGGTGATCGGCGCGAAGTCCTTGTCCTGATCGTAGGTGGTGGAAGTCATGATCAACGGGTTCACCACCTGCAGCGATGCGTTCAGCAAGATGGTGTATCCGTCCGGTGGCGCGCGTTTGACGGACTGCGCGCCGATCACGCTGTTGGCGCCTGGGCGGTTCTCGATCACCACGGGCTGGTTGAGCTGCAACTGCAACTGCGGCGCGAGCGTGCGCGCCACGGTGTCTACGGAGCCGCCGGGTGGGAAGGGCACCACCAGTTTGATGGGCTTGTTGGGATAGTCCGAGGCGTTGGCGCGGCAGTAGGGCGCGGCCACCGTGCCTGCTGCGGCGAGCAGAAGCGAGCGGCGGCGCAGCCTTGGCGGCGGATGGTTGGGCGGGTTGTTGAATGGCACGTTTGTCTCCTGGATTGTGGTGTCAGTTCTTGATGGCGAACGGATCGCGCTCGGCGTTGGAGAAGTCGATCATCACGTTGCGGGTCGTGAGATATTCGTGCAGACCGACCTCGCCGCGCTCGCGGCCGATGCCCGATTCCTTGAATCCGCCAAACGGTGCCTGCGCGGCCAAGGCACGGTAGGTGTTGACCCAGACGCTGCCCGCCTGCATGGCGCGGCTCACGCGCATGACGCGGTTGATGTCGCGCGACCAGATGCCTGCGGCCAGGCCATAACGGCTGTCGTTCGCCATGGAGATGGCCTGCTCTTCGGTATCGAATGGAATGACGGCCAGCACCGGGCCGAAGATTTCTTCCTGTGCGAGTTCGCTGTCGTTGCTCACGTCGGCAAACACCGTGGGCTCGATGAAGTAGCCCTTGTCGAGACCCGGTCCGGTGGCGCGGCGGCCTCCTGTCACCAAGCGCGCGCCGACCTGTTGGGCGCGTTCGATCGATCCCAGAATGCGCTTGAACTGGGGCTCGTTGGCGACCGTGCCCATCTCGGTTTTCGGGTCCAGTGGATCGCCCAGGCGGATCTGCGCAGCGCGTTCCGCCACGCCCTTGAGGACCTGCTCGTACACGCCGCGCTGCACCAGTAAACGTGAGCCCGCCACGCAGGTCTGCCCGGTGGCGCCGAAGATGCCCGCGAGCGCGCCGATCACGGCCTTGCCGATGTCGGCGTCGTCAAAGATGATGTTGGGCGACTTGCCGCCCAGTTCCAGCGTCACGGGGATCAGGCGACGACCGGCTGCTGCGGCGATCTCGCGACCGACGCCGGGGCTGCCGGTGAAGCTCACGCGCGACACGCCCTTGGCATTGACCAGCGCCTGACCGACTTGCGCGCCGCCCGTCACCACGTTGAAGACGCCTGGCGGAAAGCCCGCCTCCTGCACCAGTGCCGCGAATTCAAGGGTCGATGCCGATGCGTGCTCCGATGGTTTCACCACCACGCAATTGCCTGCAGCGAGTGCGGGCGCGAGCTTGTTGGCGAGCAGCGACAGCGGCGAGTTCCATGCGGTGATCAGGCCCACGACGCCGTAGGGCTCGTACATCACATAGTCCAGCACATCGGGCTGGTCGAGCGGAATCTGCTGGCCATACAGCTTGTCCGCATAGCCCGCGAAGAAGCGCAACTGGCGTCCCACCCATTTCATCTGCGAGGAGGTCTCGCGGATCACTTTGCCGTTGTCGGTGGTCTCGATGATGGACATGCGCTCGGCCTGCGCTTCGATCAGCCCGGCCAGCTTGTTCATCAGCACCGCACGTGCGACGCCCGGGGTCTGGCGCCAGACGGTCTGGTAGGCGCGCTCGGCGGCGGCCACCGCATGCTCGACATCGGCGGCATCGGTATCGGGAATGTGTGCCCAGACTTCGCCTGTGTAGGGGTTCACGCTGGGCATGGTGCGCCCGTTGGAGGGGGCGACGTACTGGCCGTCAATGAAGAGTTGGTACTGTTGAGTCACTGTGTCTCCTGCTGGGGTTTGTTATGTGAGAGTGAGGTCGCAACGTTCCCGAATCCATCGTCGTTGCGGTCAAATCGAAAGTAAATCGGGAGTTGTGGCGCTTTCCATTTCCATGTGAAGTAGCTCACGCTGACTTCGCACCGAGCATGGTGGACAGGCGCTTGGCCGCACGCAGCAAGGCGCGCGGAACCTCTCCATCCCACGCCGGATCGAGTCGGTCTGCCGGGCAGGTAGTGGACAGCGCAATCGCCATGTCGCCGTTGGCGTCGAACACCGGCGCGCTGAATGCGTTCACCGTGATCTGATGTCTGTCTGATGGAGCCTTGCCGACCGAGCGCGCAAGGCCGTGCTGACGGACGTCGGCGAGACGTGATTCCAGCTCGGCCATGTCGAGGCTGCCGGATGTGCGGCGTATGGCGAGTTCTTCATCGACGGAGCGCCGTACCTGATCCGTTTTCATGAACGCGGTGAATGCCAGGCCGGTGGCGGACTGCGTGAGGTTCACCACCACGCCGGTCTGCAGATTCGGGCTCACAGGATTCTTGGACGGCTCCCAGCGCACCAGCGTGGGGCCGTGGTTGCCCCAGACGGCGATGCCGACCGTGCGTTGCCCGATCTCTTCGCAGATCTCCGGCAGCGCGGCGCTGGCGAGTCGCACGGCCTGCATGGCCGAGAGGTTGGCGGGTTGCGTGTCCTGGCTGACATGCCCGCCGAGATCATGCGCAAAGGTCACCATGTAGCGGCCCTGACCGAACGCCAGCGGGTTGCGGGTGGAGCGTTCCATGTGCTCGATCATGCCGATGAAGATGGTGTGATCACCGCCCGGATAGGCCGCCACCTTGCGGCATTGGAGATGGGCCGCGCTGCCGTCGATGACCGGCAGGCCGTCGATGCCTGCGCTGATCTTCACGCCCGCAAACTTGTCGACGCCGGATTTGGCGAACTGGTTGGCAATCGGAATCTGGTCGTCGGCCATGATGTTGACCACGAACCGGTCCGCATCGCGAAATGCGGCATGGCTGCTCGATGTGTTGGCCTGACTCCAGAGAATGAGCGGCGGATCGAGCGACACGGAACTGAACGAATTGGCGGTCACGCCGAACGCGTTGCCGTTGGCGTCCATCGTCGTCACCACCGTCACTCCGGTGGGGAAGGCGCCGAGCACCTGGCGCAGATGCTTGCTGTCGAAATTCATGGGGTCGTGTCCTTAACTGTGTGCGAAACCTGAGCGAGCGTTGCTGCGCTTGGGAGTATGGGTTGTGAGTGGAGAGAGCTGCATTGCTCGGTTGCTGCTTTGATGATGGTCAAAGTTTGAAACGCGAGGCGTCGCAAAACAAATCGCGAGCTTCAATTGATCTATAAGCGCCGGAAATGAATGAACATATGCGGCATTTATTCGGCGGATCAATAAGTCCATCAGAGTCCAGAAATTGCCGTGTGCAGGGCTTGTGCGAATACTTCCAACCGTGCGCCGCATTGGCGCCCCGAGTCACCACCAAGGAAGACAAACGCACATGTCCACATCACCACGCCAAATGTCGCTCATCGCCTTCATGCAGGCCCAGAACTGCACGAACTATGCGGGATCCTGGAGGCATCCATCGAGCATGACGGACTCGCTCAGTCCCGAGTACTACCAGCGCGTGGCACGCACGCTGGAAGAAGGGAAGTTCGACATGGCGTTCTTCGATGATCGTCTCGCCCTTCCCGACATCTACGGCAACAGCCACCGCGACACCGTGAAGTACGGCGTGCGGGCCACCAAGCTTGAACCCACCACCGTGCTGATGGCCATGGCCATGGCCACATCGCGCCTGGGTCTGGGCGCGACATACTCCACCACTTACTACGAGCCCTATCACGTGGCGCGCCTGTACGCCACGCTGGACCTGATGACCAAGGGCCGTGTGGCTTGGAACGTGGTCACCTCGATGAACGATTCCGAAGCGGCCAACTTCGGCCATGAGGAGCATCTGGAGCACGATCTGCGCTACGACCGCGCCGACGAGTTCATGGAAGTCGTCATGGGCCACTGGGACACCTGGGCCGATGACGCGATCATCAACGACAAGGCCTCCGAGATCTACGCCGACCCCGACAAGGTGCGCCGACTCGACCACACGGGCACCTACTTCCAGTCGCGCGGACCGCTGTCCGTGCCGCGTTCGCAGCAAGGCAATCCGGTGATTCTGCAGGCTGGTCAAAGCGGACGCGGTCTGGCCTTTGCTGCGCGCTGGGGCGAGGTGGTGTTCTGCAAATACCCGACGCTCGAAGGCGGCAAGAAGCAGTACAAGTCGCTCAAGGACGCAGTCGCCAACGCGGGGCGCGATCCCGCCAGCCTGAAGATCGCGCCCGAGCTCAAGATCATCGTGGGCGAGACGGAGAGCATTGCCAAGGAAAAGCGCGACCTCATCGCCAGCCTGTCGCGTCCCATCGATGGGCTCACGATGATCGGCGAGACGCTGAACATCGACTTCTCCAATCGCCCGTACGACCAACCCTTCACCGACGAGGAACTGGCCGCCGTGTCGTGGCAGAGCCTGCGCGACAAGGTCGTTCAGGTGAGTGGCAAGAAGAACCCTTCGGTGCGCGACTTTGTCGAGGCATCGGGTCGCGGAACGCTCAACGATGGTCCTTGCTTTGTGGGCACACCCACGCAGGTGGCCGATCAGATGCAGGAGTGGTTCGAGAACGCTTGCGATGGTTTTGTGCTCTCGGGCACCACCGTGCCAGGCACGTATGAGGACATTGTTCGTCTCGTGATTCCCGAGTTGCAGCGCCGCGGTATCTTCCGCAAGGAATATCCGGGCAAGACGCTGCGTGACACGCTGGGCTTTCGTCGGCCGAATGCAGGTGACTGGAAGAAGGGGGCGCAATGAGCACGGCCAGCCCACAAAACAAAGAGGTGCGGATGATGTCCGCCAGCGGGATTCTGGGCTACGGTTTTCCGGAAGCCTCGCTGAACACGGCACTGGAGCGCAAGCCGCACATGATCGGCGTGGACGGCGGAAGCTCTGACCCCGGGCCGCATTACCTGGGATCGGGCAAGACGCTCAACTCGCGGCTCGCGATGAAGCGCGATCTGTCGTTGCTGCTGCGCGGCGCGATTCGCAACGGCATTCCGATGATGGTGGGAACCTGCGGCGGTGCGGGCGCAGAGCCGCATCTGCAGGTCTGTGCCGACATCATTCGCGAGGTGGCGAGAGAGCATGGTTTGAGCTTCAAGATGGCGCTGATCCACGCAGAGCAAGACAAGGGATTCCTGCTTGAGCAGTTGGCCGCAGGAAAGATCCGCCCGCTCGGCAACGCGCCGGAACTTAAGGCGCAGGACATCGAGGGCGCGGAGCGCATCGTCGGCATGATGGGGCCCGAGCCCTATCGGCAGGCGCTGGCGGCGGGCGCGCAGGTGATTCTCGGCGGCCGCGGAACCGACCCCGCGCCGTGGGTGGCGCTGGCGATGCACCACGGTGTTCCGGAGGCACCCGCCTGGTATGCGGGCAAGATGCTGGAGTGCGCCTGCAACGCGGCCATTCCGAAGAAACACGACTGCCTGCTGGTAACCGTGGGCGAGGACTTTGTGCAGGCCGAGCCGCTGAACCCGGAGTTGCGCTGCACGCCCATGTCCGTGGCTGTGCAGGCGCTGCACGAA includes:
- a CDS encoding acyclic terpene utilization AtuA family protein: MSTASPQNKEVRMMSASGILGYGFPEASLNTALERKPHMIGVDGGSSDPGPHYLGSGKTLNSRLAMKRDLSLLLRGAIRNGIPMMVGTCGGAGAEPHLQVCADIIREVAREHGLSFKMALIHAEQDKGFLLEQLAAGKIRPLGNAPELKAQDIEGAERIVGMMGPEPYRQALAAGAQVILGGRGTDPAPWVALAMHHGVPEAPAWYAGKMLECACNAAIPKKHDCLLVTVGEDFVQAEPLNPELRCTPMSVAVQALHENASPVIRYEPGGVVHSEKCNLSAITDRVVRITGMEWKPAPYTIKLEGARRVGFSAFTIAATRDPGLIGQIDSFLDFVRESTATKVKALGLATEDYQLVLRVYGRDGVMGAWEPSKDAKPIEVSLIAEVVATTQEIANAALSLARVTLLHSDFPGRMCREGNMAFPFSPSDVERGPIYEFMLQHVIEIDDPLKMFPIEYETVGATA